Proteins encoded together in one Chitinophaga sp. LS1 window:
- a CDS encoding HAMP domain-containing protein translates to MNTRKKNSAATPLPATNVEIAPQSSPMSNHATDSVVDELDMRQLLQVLSEVKNGNFTVRMPADNIGLSGKICDTVNDIIALNETLVEELMLARNTIGKMGKLNHRVQMPRTAKGSWNMAEVSINNLISDLVHPTIEIAHVISSVAKGNLSQEMPLQIEDHVLQGEFARIATEVNGMVKQLNLFTLEVTRVAREVGSEGKLGGQAKVKDVAGVWKDLTDSVNQMAGNLTDQVRNIAEVTTAVAKGDLSKKITVDVQGEILELKDTINTMVDQLNSFSSEVTRVAREVGTDGKLGGQAEVKGVAGTWKDLTDSVNQMASNLTGQVRNIAEVTTAVARGDLSRKITVDVKGEILELKNTINTMVDQLNSFSAEVTRVAREVGSEGKLGGLATVKGVGGVWKDLTESVNQMGSNLTAQVRNIAEVTTAVAKGDLSRKITVDVKGEILELKNTINTMVDQLNSFASEVTRVALEVGTEGKLGGQAKVQGVGGTWKDLTDSVNQMASNLTGQVRNIAEVTTAVANGDLSKKITVDVAGEILELKKTINTMVDQLNSFASEVTRVALEVGTEGKLGGQAKVQGVGGTWKDLTESVNQMGSNLTAQVRNIAEVTTAVAKGDLSRKITVDVKGEILELKNTINTMVDQLNAFGSEVFRVAREVGSEGKLGGQADVPGVEGLWKDLTDSVNIMASNLTSQVRNIAEVTTAVANGDLSRKIEVDVKGEILELKNTINTMVEQLRAFASEVTRVAREVGTEGKLGGQANVPGVGGTWKDLTDSVNQMAGNLTAQVRNIADVAIAVANGDMSRKITVDVRGEILQLKETLNTMVDQLRAFASEVTRVAREVGTDGKLGGQAFVPGVAGTWKDLTDSVNQMTGNLTSQVRNIAEVTKAVASGDLTKKVTIDVKGEILDLKNTINTMVDQLNSFSVEVTRVAREVGTEGKLGGQAEVQGVGGTWKDLTDSVNMMASNLTNQVRGIAKVVTAVATGNLKQKLSIVSRGEVAQLTDTINEMIDTLALFADQVTTVAREVGVEGRLGGQASVPGASGIWKNLTENVNQLAENLTTQVRAISAVASAVTKGDLTQMIRVEAKGEVEELKDTINQMIANLKQTTLRNQEQDWLKSNLAQFTQMLQGQKDLNTVTRRILSELARVVRAQKGMFYILEQEENLENPKLKLFASYAYGEEESISREFSLGQGLVGQVALDKERILLTNVPSNYIKISSGLGEAAPMNLIVLPVLFETEIKAVIELASFDAFGETHLDFLSQLTESIGIVLNTIEANSRTEDLLAQSQSLADELRRTNEELQDKAHLLVKQKDEVEDKNKEVEEARRSLEEKAEQLQLTSKYKSEFLANMSHELRTPLNSLLILAQQLYENHDGNLNEKQVRYAKTIHSCGDDLIQLINDILDLSKIESGYISTDFIKVRFNEVIGFVETTFKHISESKNLRFRIEMDDQLPQTLETDVQRLNQILKNLLSNAFKFTEKGEVRLRIYEARHNWKQQNDSLESATKVVAFEIRDTGIGISKDKQNIIFEAFQQAEGSTSRKYGGTGLGLSISRGLADLLGGSIELMSEAGKGSTFTLFLPLDYNPSVIRKEKQSSLTVGEYTLPQPYEPPMIPSRTVSETKDLEGLNEIINEIGDDRTHIMDTDKVVLIVEDDVRFAKIMQEKAHEMGLKVVVATSFGEVFDLTNKFNPIAVTLDVKLPDASGWRVLDLFKNDINLRHIPIHLISGEENRLLAMHRGARSFNLKPLKTEALNILFSSIIDQHERKTKRVLVVEDNEPDASQIARILDNGELIEMEFVDNGKSALDAINQNNYDCIIADYMLPDIDGADFVAGLNTVNRYNATPVIVYSARDFSNNEKSKLKQYANKILLKGVNSLDLLLEETIMQLHLNHQALLPEKKKLIEDLRSQKDVLIHKNVLVVDDDVRNLFALTTAFERFHINTITAESGKEAMSILSENNQIDIVLMDIMMPEMDGYETMQKIRREHKNSALPIIAVTAKAMKGDREKCLEAGASDYITKPLKIDQLLSLMRVWLYR, encoded by the coding sequence ATGAACACCCGGAAGAAGAATTCTGCCGCCACTCCCTTGCCTGCCACAAATGTGGAAATTGCTCCACAGTCTTCCCCAATGTCCAACCATGCGACCGATAGTGTCGTAGACGAACTGGATATGCGCCAGTTGTTACAGGTCCTTTCTGAAGTTAAGAATGGTAATTTCACTGTCCGGATGCCGGCAGATAATATTGGTTTAAGCGGTAAAATTTGTGATACCGTCAACGATATTATTGCCCTCAACGAAACATTGGTGGAAGAACTCATGCTGGCCCGGAATACGATCGGGAAAATGGGGAAACTGAATCACAGGGTACAAATGCCCCGCACTGCCAAAGGGTCGTGGAATATGGCAGAAGTATCTATCAATAACCTGATCTCTGATCTGGTACATCCTACCATCGAAATTGCCCATGTAATCAGCTCCGTGGCAAAAGGTAATCTCTCTCAGGAAATGCCCTTACAAATTGAGGATCACGTGCTGCAGGGGGAATTTGCCCGTATCGCCACTGAGGTAAATGGCATGGTGAAACAATTGAACCTCTTCACTCTCGAGGTAACGCGCGTAGCACGTGAGGTAGGTTCTGAAGGTAAACTGGGTGGTCAGGCGAAGGTAAAAGACGTAGCCGGTGTATGGAAAGACCTCACCGACTCTGTAAACCAGATGGCAGGTAACCTCACTGACCAGGTGCGAAATATCGCTGAAGTAACCACCGCTGTGGCGAAAGGTGACCTCTCTAAAAAAATCACTGTAGACGTACAAGGAGAAATTCTTGAACTGAAAGATACCATCAACACCATGGTGGACCAGCTGAACTCCTTCTCCTCCGAGGTGACCCGTGTGGCGCGTGAGGTAGGTACAGATGGTAAACTGGGTGGTCAGGCAGAAGTAAAAGGGGTAGCCGGTACATGGAAAGACCTCACTGACTCTGTAAACCAAATGGCTTCGAACCTGACAGGTCAGGTGCGAAACATTGCGGAAGTGACCACCGCTGTAGCGAGAGGTGACCTCTCCCGCAAAATTACCGTGGATGTAAAAGGAGAGATCCTTGAGTTGAAAAACACGATCAATACGATGGTGGACCAGCTGAACTCCTTCTCTGCCGAGGTAACGCGTGTGGCGCGTGAAGTAGGTTCTGAAGGTAAACTGGGTGGTCTGGCCACTGTGAAAGGCGTAGGTGGTGTATGGAAAGACCTGACCGAATCGGTAAACCAGATGGGTTCTAACCTGACAGCTCAGGTGCGAAATATTGCTGAAGTAACTACCGCCGTGGCGAAAGGTGACCTTTCCCGCAAGATTACGGTGGATGTAAAAGGAGAGATCCTTGAGTTGAAAAACACCATCAATACGATGGTGGATCAGCTGAACTCCTTCGCCTCTGAGGTAACGCGTGTGGCGCTGGAAGTAGGTACGGAAGGTAAACTGGGTGGTCAGGCAAAAGTACAGGGTGTGGGCGGTACATGGAAAGACCTTACCGACTCTGTAAACCAGATGGCTTCTAACCTGACCGGTCAGGTACGTAACATTGCCGAAGTAACGACTGCCGTGGCAAACGGTGACCTTTCCAAAAAGATCACGGTGGATGTGGCAGGAGAAATACTGGAACTGAAGAAGACCATCAACACGATGGTGGATCAGCTGAACTCCTTCGCCTCCGAGGTAACGCGTGTGGCGCTGGAAGTAGGTACGGAAGGTAAACTGGGTGGTCAGGCAAAAGTACAGGGTGTGGGTGGTACATGGAAAGACCTGACCGAATCAGTAAACCAGATGGGTTCTAACCTGACAGCACAGGTGCGAAACATCGCCGAAGTAACGACTGCCGTGGCAAAAGGAGACCTCTCCCGCAAAATCACGGTGGATGTAAAAGGAGAAATTCTTGAACTGAAAAATACCATCAACACGATGGTGGACCAGCTGAACGCCTTTGGTAGTGAGGTATTCAGGGTGGCGCGCGAAGTAGGTTCTGAAGGTAAACTGGGTGGTCAGGCAGACGTACCAGGTGTAGAAGGTTTGTGGAAAGATCTGACCGACTCTGTAAATATCATGGCCTCTAACCTGACCTCCCAGGTACGTAACATCGCGGAAGTAACGACTGCGGTGGCGAATGGAGACCTTTCCCGCAAAATTGAAGTAGATGTAAAAGGAGAGATCCTTGAACTGAAAAATACCATCAACACCATGGTGGAACAGCTGCGCGCCTTTGCCTCTGAGGTAACGCGTGTGGCACGTGAGGTAGGTACTGAAGGTAAACTGGGTGGTCAGGCAAATGTACCGGGTGTAGGTGGTACCTGGAAAGATCTGACCGATTCTGTAAACCAGATGGCGGGTAACCTTACGGCACAGGTACGTAACATCGCCGATGTGGCTATTGCCGTGGCAAATGGTGACATGAGCCGCAAAATCACGGTGGATGTACGCGGAGAAATTCTCCAGCTGAAAGAAACCCTCAATACGATGGTGGACCAGCTTCGTGCTTTTGCCTCTGAGGTAACGCGTGTGGCACGTGAGGTAGGTACTGATGGTAAACTGGGTGGTCAGGCATTCGTACCGGGGGTAGCTGGTACCTGGAAAGATCTGACCGATTCTGTAAACCAGATGACGGGTAACCTTACCTCGCAGGTGCGTAACATCGCCGAAGTAACGAAAGCCGTGGCTTCTGGTGACCTTACCAAAAAAGTAACGATCGATGTAAAAGGAGAGATCCTTGATCTGAAAAATACCATCAATACGATGGTGGACCAGCTGAACTCCTTCTCTGTAGAGGTAACGCGTGTGGCGCGTGAAGTGGGTACGGAAGGTAAACTGGGTGGTCAGGCAGAAGTACAGGGTGTGGGTGGTACCTGGAAGGATCTCACCGACTCTGTAAACATGATGGCCTCTAACCTTACCAACCAGGTACGAGGTATTGCCAAAGTAGTAACCGCCGTAGCAACGGGTAACCTGAAGCAAAAACTCTCCATCGTGTCGCGGGGTGAGGTAGCACAACTGACGGACACCATCAATGAAATGATCGATACCCTCGCTCTCTTTGCCGACCAGGTAACTACGGTTGCCCGCGAAGTAGGTGTGGAAGGGCGTTTGGGCGGTCAGGCAAGTGTGCCGGGTGCATCTGGTATCTGGAAAAACCTGACGGAAAACGTGAACCAGCTGGCAGAAAACCTCACTACGCAGGTACGTGCAATTTCTGCCGTAGCCTCTGCGGTAACGAAAGGTGACCTGACCCAGATGATCCGCGTAGAAGCGAAAGGCGAGGTGGAAGAACTGAAAGATACCATCAACCAGATGATCGCCAACCTGAAACAAACTACGCTTCGTAACCAGGAGCAGGACTGGCTAAAATCGAACCTTGCACAGTTCACACAGATGCTGCAAGGTCAGAAAGATCTCAATACCGTGACCCGCCGCATTCTCTCAGAACTCGCGCGGGTGGTACGTGCACAGAAAGGGATGTTCTACATACTGGAACAGGAAGAGAACCTGGAAAATCCAAAACTCAAACTGTTCGCTTCCTATGCATATGGCGAAGAAGAAAGCATCAGCCGCGAATTCTCACTGGGACAAGGTTTGGTAGGACAGGTAGCCCTCGACAAAGAACGAATCTTACTCACAAACGTACCTTCTAATTATATCAAGATCAGCTCTGGCCTTGGTGAAGCTGCGCCAATGAACCTGATCGTACTGCCGGTGCTCTTTGAAACAGAGATCAAGGCGGTGATAGAACTGGCCAGCTTCGATGCCTTTGGTGAAACACACCTTGACTTCCTCAGTCAGCTCACAGAATCTATTGGTATCGTATTGAACACCATCGAAGCCAACTCCCGTACAGAAGACCTGCTGGCGCAATCCCAGTCATTGGCAGATGAGTTGAGACGTACCAATGAAGAGCTGCAGGATAAAGCCCACCTGCTGGTAAAACAAAAGGACGAAGTGGAAGACAAGAACAAGGAGGTGGAAGAAGCCCGTCGCTCGCTGGAAGAAAAAGCAGAGCAGCTACAGCTGACTTCCAAATACAAATCAGAATTCCTGGCCAATATGTCGCATGAGCTGCGTACACCGCTGAACTCACTGCTCATTCTGGCCCAGCAATTATACGAAAACCATGATGGTAACCTGAATGAAAAACAGGTGCGCTACGCCAAGACCATTCATAGTTGTGGGGATGACCTGATCCAACTGATCAACGATATCCTCGATCTGTCTAAGATCGAATCCGGTTATATCTCTACCGACTTTATCAAAGTTCGCTTCAATGAGGTGATTGGATTTGTGGAAACGACCTTCAAGCATATCTCTGAAAGCAAGAATCTGCGTTTCAGAATAGAGATGGATGATCAGTTGCCACAAACACTGGAAACCGACGTACAGCGTCTGAACCAGATCCTGAAGAACCTGCTCTCCAATGCATTTAAGTTTACAGAAAAAGGGGAAGTCCGCCTCCGTATTTACGAAGCGCGTCACAACTGGAAACAACAAAATGACAGCCTGGAAAGTGCGACTAAAGTGGTGGCATTTGAAATCAGGGATACAGGTATCGGTATTTCCAAAGACAAACAAAATATCATCTTCGAAGCCTTCCAGCAGGCAGAGGGGTCTACCAGCCGTAAATATGGCGGTACCGGTCTGGGATTGAGTATCAGCCGTGGTCTGGCAGACCTGTTGGGTGGTTCAATTGAATTGATGAGTGAAGCTGGTAAGGGTAGCACCTTCACCCTCTTCCTGCCACTTGACTATAATCCATCCGTGATCAGAAAAGAGAAGCAAAGTAGTCTGACGGTGGGTGAATACACCTTGCCGCAGCCATATGAACCACCGATGATACCAAGTCGTACGGTGAGCGAAACCAAAGACCTGGAGGGTCTGAATGAGATTATCAATGAGATAGGCGACGACAGAACGCATATTATGGACACCGACAAGGTAGTACTGATCGTGGAAGATGATGTACGCTTTGCGAAGATCATGCAGGAAAAGGCGCATGAGATGGGGCTAAAAGTAGTGGTGGCCACCAGTTTTGGCGAAGTGTTCGACCTCACAAACAAGTTCAATCCAATCGCTGTGACACTGGATGTGAAGTTGCCGGATGCCAGCGGATGGAGGGTGCTTGACCTGTTTAAAAACGACATTAACCTGCGGCATATTCCTATCCACCTGATATCTGGTGAAGAAAACAGGTTGCTGGCCATGCACCGTGGGGCACGTAGCTTCAACCTGAAGCCATTAAAAACAGAAGCGCTGAATATTCTCTTCAGCAGTATCATCGATCAGCATGAGCGCAAGACGAAGAGAGTATTGGTGGTAGAAGACAATGAGCCGGATGCATCACAGATAGCCCGTATCCTGGACAATGGAGAGCTGATAGAAATGGAATTTGTAGATAATGGAAAATCGGCCCTTGATGCCATCAATCAAAATAATTATGATTGTATCATCGCAGATTATATGTTGCCGGATATAGATGGTGCAGACTTTGTGGCTGGATTAAATACCGTGAACAGGTACAATGCTACACCTGTCATTGTATATTCTGCGCGGGACTTTTCCAACAATGAAAAATCCAAACTGAAGCAATATGCCAATAAAATATTGCTAAAGGGCGTTAACTCATTGGATTTGTTGCTGGAAGAAACGATCATGCAGTTGCACCTGAACCACCAGGCATTATTACCTGAAAAGAAAAAGCTAATCGAAGATCTGCGTTCTCAGAAAGATGTGTTAATCCATAAGAATGTACTGGTAGTCGATGATGATGTACGTAACTTGTTTGCCCTGACTACAGCATTTGAGCGTTTCCATATCAATACTATTACGGCAGAAAGTGGGAAAGAGGCGATGAGTATTCTCAGCGAGAATAACCAGATCGACATTGTGCTGATGGATATCATGATGCCGGAAATGGATGGATATGAGACGATGCAGAAAATTCGCAGGGAACATAAGAACAGTGCATTGCCGATCATAGCAGTGACAGCGAAGGCGATGAAGGGGGATAGAGAGAAATGTCTGGAAGCCGGCGCATCTGATTATATCACAAAACCATTGAAGATAGATCAGCTGTTATCGTTGATGAGAGTGTGGTTATACCGTTAA
- a CDS encoding response regulator — protein MQFSGHSKRLILLAEDDIDDQELLENAFSEIDPTWQLVCIPNGRKFIKYLESIEDKELPVLMILDYNIPELTGVEIVEELNDQSRYLGIPKIIWSTSSSPVFKARSIELGVVDYITKPSDLASFLTIAKYMLSFVKEA, from the coding sequence ATGCAATTTTCAGGCCATTCGAAGCGGCTTATTCTGTTAGCAGAAGATGATATTGATGATCAGGAATTATTAGAAAATGCATTTAGTGAAATAGATCCTACCTGGCAGCTGGTGTGTATCCCTAACGGCAGAAAATTCATTAAATATCTGGAAAGTATAGAGGACAAGGAGCTTCCTGTGTTAATGATCCTGGATTATAATATTCCGGAACTAACGGGGGTTGAAATTGTAGAGGAGCTAAATGACCAGTCGAGGTATCTGGGAATTCCTAAGATCATATGGAGTACTTCAAGTAGTCCGGTATTTAAAGCACGTAGTATTGAACTGGGAGTGGTGGATTATATCACCAAACCCAGTGACCTGGCATCTTTTTTAACTATCGCAAAATATATGTTGTCATTTGTGAAAGAAGCATAA
- a CDS encoding DEAD/DEAH box helicase encodes MVDSAHYLDIYHSRNEETQLVIDILAVYIYPVDKYMLSDAVLKLLDIPQDVIADILEELIAAGIVVKHVTGNYSLDPAMSFFLFPEKVRQPQYLQLIQQVKPYSFYSSNARIQELQQLLIAFFTGEKSLLRAPVMRISGEINEYLPYLCYLLYFPEYKPLLQLFETDSVQVIYQAAINLQLQNLSPVSILASAPPIINWNVLEGAMKPSDDPFSQAVIALYDQQPDAAFLLFEQGIKQQPKTDRKHIVPLSPVLSFIYVFNLTLLPDSRSFPLITKIVTFYEKKLRADITPAISLLHFHQGRKEKAENMLLILLQGNHGNLISYLALICLQIYLPASKLLKTYKDLSTQLLYKGIQNHYRFLTYEYLYLFKDEGFRKKEDAYLEAASVIGKKPLLSQLKRTAEWERLLKLLSIPEAQQAEKPQQTTRIAYLVEPTTKEIQVILQSFNDTSGWSRGRPVDMKRFREGVIPGMTPQDVRIGDCLIKQSFYTYGSDDYVFEDRVWPEMAGHPYLFMAHDPDISLDIVKGEPELLVNKTGKGFTFDSNLPTTDLSKEIIFIRESETRLKVFRLTPKQRTLLQTIQQIPVVPADGKEQLLTALQQIGAHITVHANLEGTSLNIQQRKGDTRITVQLQPTADALKASFFVKPFGADPPYCKPGEGAAHIIGVMNGERCQATRDLEEEKANYARLLELIQQAVAQEIEDDHIIFSDPRDCLQLLEVIHENPELAISEWPEGEKLRIRKVVTTRRMTLTVKSNRKWLECQGELKVDEDMVLSLKELLDNTVQHRSRFIPLRNGSYLALTKKLYRQLQEINSFATADHESLKIQPMAAHMLDEMLEDAGSVETDAAFKAQKQRWKEIISVTPAIPEALQATLRPYQEDGFRWMVRLANLGAGACLADDMGLGKTIQAITLLLHRGAEGPALVVCPASVLPNWINEINRFAPSLRVVVLHAGGDRKELLAAAGGFSVVIITYGLLLSERAILTAIEWDTVILDEAHAIKNYQTRTAKAAMALQVHFRLILTGTPIQNNLNEIWSLFHFINPGLLGTLKHFTRQFTTPVVYNPDSTVKVHLKKLIAPYMLRRTKGAVLDELPEKTEIVKLIPLSHDERAFYEAIRLKAIENIRKYRVSDSKQHLNTLTEIGKLRMAACHPQMLHTEVNIPSSKLATCLEIVEELISNKHRALVFSQFVRHLELVKRALDDKGISYLYLDGATSIPDREERVKQFQSGTADLFLISLKAGGLGLNLTAADYVIHLDPWWNPAIEEQASDRAYRMGQTKPVTIYRLVMQDTIEEKIISLHRNKRDLADQLLAGSDISGKLSTEELIALIVK; translated from the coding sequence ATGGTTGATAGCGCGCATTATCTGGATATTTATCACTCACGGAACGAGGAAACACAACTGGTAATAGACATACTAGCCGTTTACATCTACCCGGTAGATAAATACATGCTCTCAGATGCCGTGCTAAAGTTACTTGATATACCACAGGATGTAATTGCTGACATATTGGAAGAGCTCATAGCAGCGGGTATAGTGGTCAAACATGTGACCGGCAACTATTCACTCGATCCGGCCATGAGCTTTTTTTTATTCCCGGAAAAAGTAAGGCAGCCACAATACCTGCAATTAATTCAGCAGGTAAAACCCTACTCGTTTTATAGCAGCAACGCGAGGATTCAGGAACTACAGCAACTGTTGATCGCATTCTTCACAGGAGAGAAGTCGTTATTAAGAGCACCGGTGATGCGCATCAGCGGAGAGATCAATGAATATTTGCCTTATCTCTGCTATCTACTGTACTTTCCGGAATACAAGCCTTTATTGCAGCTGTTTGAAACTGATAGTGTTCAGGTCATTTATCAGGCGGCCATCAATCTGCAACTGCAAAATTTGTCGCCGGTTTCAATACTGGCATCAGCCCCGCCGATTATTAACTGGAATGTGTTGGAAGGTGCTATGAAACCTTCTGACGATCCGTTTTCACAGGCAGTGATTGCGCTCTATGACCAACAACCGGATGCTGCGTTTCTTTTATTTGAGCAAGGCATCAAACAGCAACCTAAAACCGATCGTAAACACATAGTACCGCTATCGCCGGTACTATCCTTTATATACGTCTTCAACCTGACCTTACTCCCTGATTCCCGATCATTTCCCCTGATCACGAAAATCGTGACCTTCTACGAGAAGAAGCTGAGAGCAGACATTACCCCTGCTATCAGTTTACTCCATTTCCATCAGGGCAGAAAAGAAAAAGCAGAAAACATGCTGCTGATCCTATTACAGGGCAATCATGGAAACCTGATCAGTTACCTGGCATTGATCTGCCTACAGATCTACCTGCCTGCCAGTAAATTGCTGAAGACCTACAAAGATCTCAGCACACAATTACTGTATAAAGGCATTCAAAATCACTACCGGTTCCTTACTTACGAATACCTCTACCTGTTTAAAGATGAGGGCTTTCGTAAGAAAGAAGATGCCTACCTTGAAGCGGCATCCGTCATCGGCAAAAAACCATTGCTCTCCCAGCTGAAAAGAACTGCGGAGTGGGAAAGGCTGTTGAAATTACTCTCTATACCGGAAGCACAGCAAGCGGAAAAACCACAGCAGACAACACGTATTGCTTATCTTGTAGAACCCACTACCAAAGAGATCCAGGTCATTCTCCAATCCTTTAACGATACCTCCGGGTGGAGCAGAGGCCGACCTGTGGACATGAAAAGGTTCAGGGAAGGGGTGATACCCGGTATGACGCCACAGGATGTACGAATAGGAGACTGCCTGATCAAACAAAGTTTCTATACTTACGGCTCGGACGATTATGTGTTTGAAGACAGGGTGTGGCCGGAAATGGCCGGGCATCCTTACCTCTTCATGGCCCATGATCCCGATATCTCGTTAGATATCGTAAAAGGAGAGCCAGAGCTGCTGGTCAATAAAACAGGTAAGGGATTTACTTTTGATAGTAACCTCCCCACCACCGATTTATCAAAAGAGATCATCTTCATCAGAGAATCTGAAACAAGACTGAAAGTATTCAGGTTGACGCCTAAACAACGTACCCTCTTACAAACTATTCAACAGATTCCCGTCGTACCTGCCGATGGCAAAGAACAATTGCTCACCGCCTTACAGCAAATAGGCGCACACATTACCGTACACGCCAATCTGGAAGGTACTTCCCTCAATATTCAGCAACGTAAAGGCGATACCCGCATCACAGTTCAGTTACAACCTACTGCTGATGCACTGAAGGCATCCTTCTTTGTAAAACCTTTTGGTGCAGACCCTCCCTATTGCAAACCGGGAGAAGGTGCAGCCCACATTATAGGTGTGATGAATGGGGAACGCTGTCAGGCTACCCGCGATCTGGAAGAGGAGAAAGCGAACTATGCCCGTTTACTGGAACTTATCCAACAGGCAGTGGCACAGGAAATAGAAGATGATCACATTATCTTCTCCGATCCCAGAGATTGCCTGCAACTACTTGAAGTGATTCACGAAAACCCTGAACTGGCTATTTCAGAATGGCCGGAAGGTGAAAAACTGCGCATCCGCAAGGTTGTCACTACCCGTAGAATGACACTGACAGTAAAATCGAACCGTAAGTGGCTCGAATGTCAGGGAGAACTGAAGGTAGATGAAGACATGGTACTGTCGCTGAAAGAATTGCTGGATAATACCGTACAACATAGAAGCCGTTTCATTCCACTAAGGAATGGCAGTTATCTGGCACTCACCAAAAAGCTCTACCGACAGTTACAGGAAATCAACAGCTTTGCCACCGCTGACCACGAGTCTTTGAAAATCCAGCCTATGGCTGCCCATATGCTGGATGAGATGCTGGAAGATGCGGGTAGCGTGGAAACGGATGCCGCTTTCAAAGCACAAAAGCAGCGATGGAAAGAAATCATATCAGTTACGCCTGCTATTCCGGAAGCTTTGCAGGCAACCCTGCGTCCTTATCAGGAAGATGGTTTCCGCTGGATGGTACGATTAGCGAATCTGGGTGCCGGCGCTTGTCTGGCAGATGATATGGGTTTGGGGAAAACCATTCAGGCTATCACCTTATTGCTCCACAGAGGAGCAGAAGGCCCTGCTTTAGTCGTATGCCCGGCCTCTGTATTACCTAACTGGATCAATGAGATCAATCGTTTTGCCCCCTCTTTAAGAGTGGTCGTGCTGCATGCAGGAGGAGACAGAAAAGAGTTGTTAGCTGCTGCAGGAGGTTTCTCTGTGGTCATCATCACCTATGGGTTGTTGCTCTCAGAGAGAGCAATACTCACTGCTATTGAGTGGGATACCGTGATCCTGGACGAAGCACATGCCATCAAAAACTACCAGACCAGAACAGCAAAAGCTGCCATGGCACTACAAGTACATTTCCGGTTAATACTCACGGGTACCCCTATCCAGAATAACCTGAATGAGATATGGAGTCTTTTCCATTTCATCAATCCAGGGCTGTTGGGTACACTCAAGCATTTTACCAGACAATTCACCACACCAGTTGTATATAATCCAGATAGCACCGTCAAGGTTCACCTGAAAAAACTGATCGCTCCTTACATGTTGCGCAGAACAAAAGGCGCAGTGCTGGATGAATTGCCGGAAAAAACGGAGATCGTCAAACTTATCCCTTTATCTCACGATGAAAGGGCTTTTTATGAAGCGATCCGTCTCAAGGCTATTGAAAACATCCGTAAGTATAGGGTCAGCGACAGCAAGCAACACCTGAATACCCTGACCGAAATAGGCAAACTTCGTATGGCAGCCTGCCACCCACAGATGTTGCATACGGAAGTGAATATCCCTTCTTCCAAACTGGCCACCTGTCTCGAAATTGTGGAAGAACTCATTTCCAATAAACACAGGGCGCTGGTATTTAGTCAGTTTGTACGCCACCTGGAACTGGTAAAACGAGCACTGGATGACAAAGGGATTTCCTACCTTTATCTGGATGGAGCAACGTCTATTCCTGACAGGGAAGAACGGGTGAAACAATTTCAGAGTGGCACCGCAGATCTCTTCCTCATTAGTCTCAAAGCTGGTGGGCTGGGACTCAACCTCACCGCAGCAGATTATGTCATTCACCTGGACCCATGGTGGAACCCGGCGATAGAAGAGCAAGCTTCAGATCGTGCTTACAGAATGGGGCAGACAAAACCTGTGACCATCTACCGACTTGTGATGCAGGATACAATTGAAGAAAAGATCATTTCCCTGCATCGGAATAAACGTGATCTGGCAGATCAATTGCTGGCAGGCAGCGATATTTCAGGTAAGCTTTCCACCGAAGAACTGATTGCTCTCATCGTGAAATAA